In Verrucomicrobiota bacterium, a single window of DNA contains:
- a CDS encoding tRNA-dihydrouridine synthase family protein yields the protein MQDVTDLPLWRLMAQYGGADLYFTEYFRVHETSNLDRMILRSITENPTGQPVVAQMIGNDIPSLVRTARELQQYPIAGVDLNLGCPAPIVYRKCAGGGLLREPERVDAILGALRDAISIRFTVKTRIGFESPDRFDALLSIFARHSLDLLTVHGRTVREMYQPKVHYDLIARAVESVPCPVLANGNVDSTETAREILATTGARGLMIGRGAIRNPWLFRQIEQSYRGELVWEPTGFDVLDYIRDLFVTVLAPSIAEAAHIQKMKKYMNFIGEGVEPSGEFLHQIRRVTTEADFFRVCEAFLSHDQPVALAAFSNARVMDKVAQN from the coding sequence ATGCAGGACGTGACGGATTTGCCGCTCTGGCGGCTCATGGCGCAATATGGCGGCGCCGACTTGTATTTCACCGAATACTTCCGCGTCCACGAAACCTCGAATCTGGATCGAATGATTCTTCGGTCGATCACTGAGAATCCCACGGGGCAGCCGGTCGTTGCGCAAATGATCGGCAACGACATCCCGTCCCTCGTCCGGACGGCTCGCGAACTCCAGCAATATCCCATCGCCGGGGTCGATCTGAACCTCGGCTGCCCCGCGCCCATCGTCTATCGGAAATGCGCGGGCGGCGGATTGCTCCGCGAACCGGAGCGAGTCGATGCGATCCTCGGCGCGTTGCGGGACGCGATTTCGATCCGGTTCACGGTGAAGACGCGGATTGGATTTGAATCACCTGACCGCTTCGACGCACTGCTGAGCATCTTCGCGCGGCATTCGCTGGACTTGCTCACGGTCCACGGAAGGACCGTGCGCGAAATGTATCAGCCAAAGGTCCATTACGATCTGATCGCTCGGGCCGTGGAATCGGTGCCATGCCCCGTGCTGGCCAATGGCAATGTGGATTCCACGGAGACAGCGCGCGAAATCCTGGCAACCACCGGCGCGCGAGGCCTCATGATCGGTCGGGGCGCGATCCGCAATCCGTGGCTGTTTCGCCAAATTGAACAGAGTTATCGCGGCGAGCTCGTGTGGGAGCCAACCGGCTTCGACGTCCTCGATTACATCCGCGACCTGTTTGTGACCGTCCTTGCGCCGTCAATCGCTGAGGCGGCGCACATTCAGAAAATGAAGAAGTATATGAATTTCATCGGCGAAGGCGTGGAGCCGAGTGGCGAGTTCCTGCACCAGATCCGGCGCGTGACGACCGAGGCGGATTTCTTCCGCGTGTGCGAGGCATTTCTCAGCCACGATCAGCCCGTGGCGCTGGCTGCCTTCTCCAATGCCAGGGTCATGGACAAAGTAGCGCAGAATTGA